One genomic segment of Synchiropus splendidus isolate RoL2022-P1 chromosome 16, RoL_Sspl_1.0, whole genome shotgun sequence includes these proteins:
- the stxbp5b gene encoding syntaxin-binding protein 5 isoform X7, whose protein sequence is MKKFNIRKVLDGLAAVSSSSSAAPQPGNPKENDVVQETLQSEHFQLCKTVRHGFPYQPSSMAFDPVQKILAVGTQTGALRLFGRAGVECYCQHESGAAVIQLQFLINEGALVSALADDSIHLWNLRQKIPAVLHSLKFNRERITYCHLPFQSKWLYIGTERGNIHIVNVECFTLSGYVIMWNKAIELSTKTHPGPVVHISDNPMDEGKLLIGFECGVVVLWDLKSKKADYRYNYDEAIHSVAWHHEGKQFVCSHSDGTLTTWNVRAPAKPAQIITPHGKQPKDGKKPEPCKPILKVEYKTTRAGDPFMVLSGGLSYDTVGRRACLTVMHGKSTAVLEMDFPIVDFLTLCETPYPNDFQEPYAVVVLLDRDLVVIDLGQIGYPIFDNPYPLTIHESPVTCCEYFADCPAELIPALYSVGSRQKRQGYSKKEWPVSGGNWGQGSQSYPEIIVTGHADGSIKFWDASALMLQVLYKLKTAKVFERARGKDDKANADIVEEDPFAIQTLSWCPESRMLCVAGVSAHVIIYRFSKQEVTTEVVQLLEVSMQCDLSDVDSPEPGGDQTPTLSTPGAPQSPQESELPTQPSTASNSSDGPRDNIPCLQVRSSSLKQSPGYQVELVVQLVWVSGEPPQQITSLGINSSYGLVVFGNSNGLAVVDYVQKTLLLNIGTSELYSPSDPLQRQPRSPRRVRQPSGAFCDPTDGTNTSEDRCKSPTSDSKDNSFNRSRSSSVTSIDRESREAISAFHFCESFPRKSDAMASPCMLVGTTHGSVLMVAVSLPPGGEQRLQQPVNISSCGTVATLKGGIMTMALLDAGGTLLPPPYESWYDPNASDEEKEKSRRRRPASPPSSQDGLDAQFAVLCSEKQAKVVAMPSQTRLYKHNITETSFVLRADIVQLAGTSCIACFCANGHIMTLSLPSLRPLLDVNYLPLTDMRIARTFCFSNLGQALYLTSPTEIQRITYSQETCDNLQEMLSELFTPVETPEAPNRGFFKGLFGGGATSLDREDLFGETAAGKASRSLAQHIPGPGSMEGMKGAASGVVGDLARARIALDERGQKLGELEERTAAMMASAESFSKHAHDMMVKYKDKKWYQL, encoded by the exons ATGAAGAAGTTCAACATCCGGAAGGTGCTGGACGGCTTGGCCGCggtctcctcgtcctcctccgccGCTCCTCAGCCAGGAAACCCGAAAGAGAACGACGTGGTCCAGGAGACTCTCCAGTCCGAGCATTTTCAGCTCTGCAAG ACTGTGCGTCATGGTTTCCCTTATCAACCGTCCTCCATGGCCTTCGACCCCGTGCAGAAAATCCTGGCCGTCGGGACTCAGACCGGAGCTTTACGACT CTTCGGCCGTGCAGGTGTGGAGTGCTATTGTCAACACGAGAGCGGCGCTGCTGTCATCCAGCTCCAGTTCCTGATCAACGAG GGGGCCTTGGTGAGCGCATTAGCCGACGACAGCATCCATCTTTGGAACCTGAGACAGAAGATCCCTGCTGTCCTTCATTCTTTAAAGTTCAACAGAGAAAG aatcACCTACTGCCACCTGCCATTCCAGAGCAAATGGCTGTACATTGGCACAGAACGTGGAAACATCCACATTGTCAACGTAGAATGCTTCACTCTCTCAGGCTACGTCATCATGTGGAACAAAGCCATCGAACT ATCCACAAAGACTCACCCGGGGCCTGTAGTTCACATCAGTGATAACCCCATGGATGAAGGAAAG CTGCTGATTGGGTTTGAGTGTGGGGTGGTCGTCTTGTGGGATCTGAAGTCCAAAAAAGCTGACTACCGCTACAACTACGACGAG GCGATCCACTCCGTGGCCTGGCACCACGAGGGGAAGCAGTTTGTTTGCAGCCACTCGGATGGCACTCTGACCACGTGGAATGTACGCGCTCCAGCCAAGCCTGCACAGATTATCACGCCACATG GAAAGCAGCCTAAAGATGGGAAAAAGCCAGAACCATGCAAGCCTATTCTGAAAGTGGAGTACAAGACAACGAGAGCAGG GGATCCATTCATGGTCCTGTCTGGGGGTCTGTCTTACGACACGGTGGGCCGGAGAGCCTGCCTGACTGTGATGCACGGGAAGAGCACCGCCGTCCTGGAGATGGACTTCCCCATCGTGGATTTTTTAACACTGTGTGAAACTCCCTATCCCAACG ATTTCCAGGAGCCGTACGCAGTGGTGGTCCTCCTGGACAGGGACTTGGTGGTGATCGATCTGGGACAGATTGG GTATCCGATATTTGATAATCCGTACCCCCTGACCATCCACGAGTCTCCGGTGACCTGCTGCGAATACTTTGCTGACTGCCCTGCTGAACTCATCCCTGCACTTTACTCTGTGGGCAGCCGGCAAAAGAGACAAGGATACAGCAAAAAG GAGTGGCCTGTGAGTGGAGGGAACTGGGGCCAAGGGTCCCAAAGTTACCCAGAGATCATCGTCACTGG ACACGCTGACGGCTCCATCAAGTTCTGGGATGCTTCTGCAT TGATGCTTCAGGTCCTGTACAAGCTGAAGACAGCGAAGGTGTTTGAGCGAGCACGTGGTAAAGATGACAAGGCCAACGCTGACATTGTGGAGGAAGACCCCTTCGCTATTCAGACCCTATCCTGGTGTCCGGAGAGCCGGATGCTGTGTGTGGCCGGAGTGTCTGCGCACGTCATCATCTATCGGTTCAGCAAACAGGAGGTCACCACCGAGGTGGTCCAG ctttTGGAGGTGTCGATGCAGTGTGACCTGAGTGATGTGGACTCGCCTGAACCTGGAGGGGATCAAACCCCCACCTTGTCCACTCCAGGGGCACCCCAGAGCCCTCAGGAAAGTGAACTACCTACCCAGCCGTCCACCGCGAGCAACTCTTCTGATGGTCCTCGAGACAACATCCCATGTTTGCA GGTCCGCAGCTCCTCGCTGAAGCAGTCTCCGGGCTACCAGGTGGAGCTGGTGGTGCAGCTGGTGTGGGTGAGCGGGGAGCCACCTCAGCAGATCACTAGTCTGGGTATCAACTCCTCTTATGGCCT TGTGGTGTTTGGGAACAGCAATGGCCTGGCGGTGGTGGACTATGTCCAGAAAACCTTGCTCCTGAACATTGGCACGTCAGAGCTGTACAGCCCATCTGACCCCCTGCAGAGGCAACCCCGCTCCCCTAGAAGAGTCCGGCAGCCGTCTGGAG CCTTCTGTGACCCCACCGATGGCACCAATACCTCGGAGGATCGCTGCAAGTCACCCACGTCAG ATTCGAAGGACAACTCGTTCAATCGCTCGCGCAGCTCCAGTGTCACCAGCATCGACCGAGAGAGTCGAGAGGCCATTTCCGCCTTTCACTTCTGTGAGAGTTTCCCGAGGAAGTCAGACGCCATGGCCAGCCCCTGCATGCTGGTGGGGACCACCCATGGGTCTGTGCTAATGGTGGCTGTGAgtctgccccctggtggtgagCAGAGGCTGCAGCAACCCGTCAATATATCTTCCTgtg GCACGGTGGCCACTCTCAAAGGAGGGATAATGACGATGGCCCTGCTTGACGCCGGGGGAACTCTGCTGCCACCTCCCTACGAGTCCTGGTACGACCCCAACGCCTCAGATGAGGAGAAGGAAAAGAGTCGGAGGCGGAGGCCAGCGTCCCCCCCTTCTTCACAGGACGGGCTGGATGCCCAGTTTGCTGTTCTGTGTTCAGAGAAGCAGGCCAAGGTGGTGGCCATGCCCTCCCAGACCCGGCTCTACAAACACAACATCACAGAGACCTCTTTCGTGCTGAGAGCCGACATCGTACAGCTGGCTGGGACCAGCTGCATCGCTTGCTTCTGTGCCAACGGCCACATCATGACGCTGAG TCTCCCCAGTCTCCGCCCGTTGCTGGATGTCAACTACCTGCCGCTCACGGACATGAGGATAGCCCGGACATTCTGCTTCTCCAACCTTGGTCAGGCTCTGTACCTCACCTCTCCAACTGAGATCCAGAGGATCACCTACAGCCAGGAGACCTGCGACAACCTTCAG GAGATGCTCAGCGAACTCTTCACCCCGGTGGAGACCCCTGAGGCTCCAAACAGAGGGTTCTTCAAAGGCCTGTTCGGTGGAGGAGCCACCTCGCTGGATCGGGAGGACCTGT ttGGAG
- the stxbp5b gene encoding syntaxin-binding protein 5 isoform X8 — translation MKKFNIRKVLDGLAAVSSSSSAAPQPGNPKENDVVQETLQSEHFQLCKTVRHGFPYQPSSMAFDPVQKILAVGTQTGALRLFGRAGVECYCQHESGAAVIQLQFLINEGALVSALADDSIHLWNLRQKIPAVLHSLKFNRERITYCHLPFQSKWLYIGTERGNIHIVNVECFTLSGYVIMWNKAIELSTKTHPGPVVHISDNPMDEGKLLIGFECGVVVLWDLKSKKADYRYNYDEAIHSVAWHHEGKQFVCSHSDGTLTTWNVRAPAKPAQIITPHGKQPKDGKKPEPCKPILKVEYKTTRAGDPFMVLSGGLSYDTVGRRACLTVMHGKSTAVLEMDFPIVDFLTLCETPYPNDFQEPYAVVVLLDRDLVVIDLGQIGYPIFDNPYPLTIHESPVTCCEYFADCPAELIPALYSVGSRQKRQGYSKKEWPVSGGNWGQGSQSYPEIIVTGHADGSIKFWDASALMLQVLYKLKTAKVFERARGKDDKANADIVEEDPFAIQTLSWCPESRMLCVAGVSAHVIIYRFSKQEVTTEVVQLLEVSMQCDLSDVDSPEPGGDQTPTLSTPGAPQSPQESELPTQPSTASNSSDGPRDNIPCLQVRSSSLKQSPGYQVELVVQLVWVSGEPPQQITSLGINSSYGLVVFGNSNGLAVVDYVQKTLLLNIGTSELYSPSDPLQRQPRSPRRVRQPSGDVPPVQSCMSRLSNLYCESVKKLRSPHFTFCDPTDGTNTSEDRCKSPTSGSNSPCNSDDDRKQKFIEKVKFKSRRFSKSVANDFAKMSRKISSSGDPRPDPDSKDNSFNRSRSSSVTSIDRESREAISAFHFCESFPRKSDAMASPCMLVGTTHGSVLMVAVSLPPGGEQRLQQPVNISSCGTVATLKGGIMTMALLDAGGTLLPPPYESWYDPNASDEEKEKSRRRRPASPPSSQDGLDAQFAVLCSEKQAKVVAMPSQTRLYKHNITETSFVLRADIVQLAGTSCIACFCANGHIMTLSLPSLRPLLDVNYLPLTDMRIARTFCFSNLGQALYLTSPTEIQRITYSQETCDNLQEMLSELFTPVETPEAPNRGFFKGLFGGGATSLDREDLFGETAAGKASRSLAQHIPGPGSMEGMKGAASGVVGDLARARIALDERGQKLGELEERTAAMMASAESFSKHAHDMMVKYKDKKWYQL, via the exons ATGAAGAAGTTCAACATCCGGAAGGTGCTGGACGGCTTGGCCGCggtctcctcgtcctcctccgccGCTCCTCAGCCAGGAAACCCGAAAGAGAACGACGTGGTCCAGGAGACTCTCCAGTCCGAGCATTTTCAGCTCTGCAAG ACTGTGCGTCATGGTTTCCCTTATCAACCGTCCTCCATGGCCTTCGACCCCGTGCAGAAAATCCTGGCCGTCGGGACTCAGACCGGAGCTTTACGACT CTTCGGCCGTGCAGGTGTGGAGTGCTATTGTCAACACGAGAGCGGCGCTGCTGTCATCCAGCTCCAGTTCCTGATCAACGAG GGGGCCTTGGTGAGCGCATTAGCCGACGACAGCATCCATCTTTGGAACCTGAGACAGAAGATCCCTGCTGTCCTTCATTCTTTAAAGTTCAACAGAGAAAG aatcACCTACTGCCACCTGCCATTCCAGAGCAAATGGCTGTACATTGGCACAGAACGTGGAAACATCCACATTGTCAACGTAGAATGCTTCACTCTCTCAGGCTACGTCATCATGTGGAACAAAGCCATCGAACT ATCCACAAAGACTCACCCGGGGCCTGTAGTTCACATCAGTGATAACCCCATGGATGAAGGAAAG CTGCTGATTGGGTTTGAGTGTGGGGTGGTCGTCTTGTGGGATCTGAAGTCCAAAAAAGCTGACTACCGCTACAACTACGACGAG GCGATCCACTCCGTGGCCTGGCACCACGAGGGGAAGCAGTTTGTTTGCAGCCACTCGGATGGCACTCTGACCACGTGGAATGTACGCGCTCCAGCCAAGCCTGCACAGATTATCACGCCACATG GAAAGCAGCCTAAAGATGGGAAAAAGCCAGAACCATGCAAGCCTATTCTGAAAGTGGAGTACAAGACAACGAGAGCAGG GGATCCATTCATGGTCCTGTCTGGGGGTCTGTCTTACGACACGGTGGGCCGGAGAGCCTGCCTGACTGTGATGCACGGGAAGAGCACCGCCGTCCTGGAGATGGACTTCCCCATCGTGGATTTTTTAACACTGTGTGAAACTCCCTATCCCAACG ATTTCCAGGAGCCGTACGCAGTGGTGGTCCTCCTGGACAGGGACTTGGTGGTGATCGATCTGGGACAGATTGG GTATCCGATATTTGATAATCCGTACCCCCTGACCATCCACGAGTCTCCGGTGACCTGCTGCGAATACTTTGCTGACTGCCCTGCTGAACTCATCCCTGCACTTTACTCTGTGGGCAGCCGGCAAAAGAGACAAGGATACAGCAAAAAG GAGTGGCCTGTGAGTGGAGGGAACTGGGGCCAAGGGTCCCAAAGTTACCCAGAGATCATCGTCACTGG ACACGCTGACGGCTCCATCAAGTTCTGGGATGCTTCTGCAT TGATGCTTCAGGTCCTGTACAAGCTGAAGACAGCGAAGGTGTTTGAGCGAGCACGTGGTAAAGATGACAAGGCCAACGCTGACATTGTGGAGGAAGACCCCTTCGCTATTCAGACCCTATCCTGGTGTCCGGAGAGCCGGATGCTGTGTGTGGCCGGAGTGTCTGCGCACGTCATCATCTATCGGTTCAGCAAACAGGAGGTCACCACCGAGGTGGTCCAG ctttTGGAGGTGTCGATGCAGTGTGACCTGAGTGATGTGGACTCGCCTGAACCTGGAGGGGATCAAACCCCCACCTTGTCCACTCCAGGGGCACCCCAGAGCCCTCAGGAAAGTGAACTACCTACCCAGCCGTCCACCGCGAGCAACTCTTCTGATGGTCCTCGAGACAACATCCCATGTTTGCA GGTCCGCAGCTCCTCGCTGAAGCAGTCTCCGGGCTACCAGGTGGAGCTGGTGGTGCAGCTGGTGTGGGTGAGCGGGGAGCCACCTCAGCAGATCACTAGTCTGGGTATCAACTCCTCTTATGGCCT TGTGGTGTTTGGGAACAGCAATGGCCTGGCGGTGGTGGACTATGTCCAGAAAACCTTGCTCCTGAACATTGGCACGTCAGAGCTGTACAGCCCATCTGACCCCCTGCAGAGGCAACCCCGCTCCCCTAGAAGAGTCCGGCAGCCGTCTGGAG ACGTTCCTCCTGTCCAGTCTTGCATGTCCAGACTTTCTAACTTGTATTGCGAGTCAGTGAAAAAACTGCGTTCGCCTCATTTCA CCTTCTGTGACCCCACCGATGGCACCAATACCTCGGAGGATCGCTGCAAGTCACCCACGTCAG GCTCTAACTCGCCCTGCAATTCTGACGATGACCGGAAGCAGAAGTTCATAGAAAAGG TGAAGTTCAAAAGCAGGCGGTTTTCCAAGAGTGTTGCCAATGACTTTG ccaAGATGTCTCGGAAAATTAGCTCGTCTGGTGATCCCAGGCCTGACCCGG ATTCGAAGGACAACTCGTTCAATCGCTCGCGCAGCTCCAGTGTCACCAGCATCGACCGAGAGAGTCGAGAGGCCATTTCCGCCTTTCACTTCTGTGAGAGTTTCCCGAGGAAGTCAGACGCCATGGCCAGCCCCTGCATGCTGGTGGGGACCACCCATGGGTCTGTGCTAATGGTGGCTGTGAgtctgccccctggtggtgagCAGAGGCTGCAGCAACCCGTCAATATATCTTCCTgtg GCACGGTGGCCACTCTCAAAGGAGGGATAATGACGATGGCCCTGCTTGACGCCGGGGGAACTCTGCTGCCACCTCCCTACGAGTCCTGGTACGACCCCAACGCCTCAGATGAGGAGAAGGAAAAGAGTCGGAGGCGGAGGCCAGCGTCCCCCCCTTCTTCACAGGACGGGCTGGATGCCCAGTTTGCTGTTCTGTGTTCAGAGAAGCAGGCCAAGGTGGTGGCCATGCCCTCCCAGACCCGGCTCTACAAACACAACATCACAGAGACCTCTTTCGTGCTGAGAGCCGACATCGTACAGCTGGCTGGGACCAGCTGCATCGCTTGCTTCTGTGCCAACGGCCACATCATGACGCTGAG TCTCCCCAGTCTCCGCCCGTTGCTGGATGTCAACTACCTGCCGCTCACGGACATGAGGATAGCCCGGACATTCTGCTTCTCCAACCTTGGTCAGGCTCTGTACCTCACCTCTCCAACTGAGATCCAGAGGATCACCTACAGCCAGGAGACCTGCGACAACCTTCAG GAGATGCTCAGCGAACTCTTCACCCCGGTGGAGACCCCTGAGGCTCCAAACAGAGGGTTCTTCAAAGGCCTGTTCGGTGGAGGAGCCACCTCGCTGGATCGGGAGGACCTGT ttGGAG
- the stxbp5b gene encoding syntaxin-binding protein 5 isoform X1 codes for MKKFNIRKVLDGLAAVSSSSSAAPQPGNPKENDVVQETLQSEHFQLCKTVRHGFPYQPSSMAFDPVQKILAVGTQTGALRLFGRAGVECYCQHESGAAVIQLQFLINEGALVSALADDSIHLWNLRQKIPAVLHSLKFNRERITYCHLPFQSKWLYIGTERGNIHIVNVECFTLSGYVIMWNKAIELSTKTHPGPVVHISDNPMDEGKLLIGFECGVVVLWDLKSKKADYRYNYDEAIHSVAWHHEGKQFVCSHSDGTLTTWNVRAPAKPAQIITPHGKQPKDGKKPEPCKPILKVEYKTTRAGDPFMVLSGGLSYDTVGRRACLTVMHGKSTAVLEMDFPIVDFLTLCETPYPNDFQEPYAVVVLLDRDLVVIDLGQIGYPIFDNPYPLTIHESPVTCCEYFADCPAELIPALYSVGSRQKRQGYSKKEWPVSGGNWGQGSQSYPEIIVTGHADGSIKFWDASALMLQVLYKLKTAKVFERARGKDDKANADIVEEDPFAIQTLSWCPESRMLCVAGVSAHVIIYRFSKQEVTTEVVQLLEVSMQCDLSDVDSPEPGGDQTPTLSTPGAPQSPQESELPTQPSTASNSSDGPRDNIPCLQVRSSSLKQSPGYQVELVVQLVWVSGEPPQQITSLGINSSYGLVVFGNSNGLAVVDYVQKTLLLNIGTSELYSPSDPLQRQPRSPRRVRQPSGAFCDPTDGTNTSEDRCKSPTSGSNSPCNSDDDRKQKFIEKGMVSDGWTEPPGPTPDPSLTLFSVKFKSRRFSKSVANDFAKMSRKISSSGDPRPDPVSPQARAHTCRKHFSHQNEAKPAARTSQKGPLCRAKSCPNSNSKDNSFNRSRSSSVTSIDRESREAISAFHFCESFPRKSDAMASPCMLVGTTHGSVLMVAVSLPPGGEQRLQQPVNISSCGTVATLKGGIMTMALLDAGGTLLPPPYESWYDPNASDEEKEKSRRRRPASPPSSQDGLDAQFAVLCSEKQAKVVAMPSQTRLYKHNITETSFVLRADIVQLAGTSCIACFCANGHIMTLSLPSLRPLLDVNYLPLTDMRIARTFCFSNLGQALYLTSPTEIQRITYSQETCDNLQEMLSELFTPVETPEAPNRGFFKGLFGGGATSLDREDLFGETAAGKASRSLAQHIPGPGSMEGMKGAASGVVGDLARARIALDERGQKLGELEERTAAMMASAESFSKHAHDMMVKYKDKKWYQL; via the exons ATGAAGAAGTTCAACATCCGGAAGGTGCTGGACGGCTTGGCCGCggtctcctcgtcctcctccgccGCTCCTCAGCCAGGAAACCCGAAAGAGAACGACGTGGTCCAGGAGACTCTCCAGTCCGAGCATTTTCAGCTCTGCAAG ACTGTGCGTCATGGTTTCCCTTATCAACCGTCCTCCATGGCCTTCGACCCCGTGCAGAAAATCCTGGCCGTCGGGACTCAGACCGGAGCTTTACGACT CTTCGGCCGTGCAGGTGTGGAGTGCTATTGTCAACACGAGAGCGGCGCTGCTGTCATCCAGCTCCAGTTCCTGATCAACGAG GGGGCCTTGGTGAGCGCATTAGCCGACGACAGCATCCATCTTTGGAACCTGAGACAGAAGATCCCTGCTGTCCTTCATTCTTTAAAGTTCAACAGAGAAAG aatcACCTACTGCCACCTGCCATTCCAGAGCAAATGGCTGTACATTGGCACAGAACGTGGAAACATCCACATTGTCAACGTAGAATGCTTCACTCTCTCAGGCTACGTCATCATGTGGAACAAAGCCATCGAACT ATCCACAAAGACTCACCCGGGGCCTGTAGTTCACATCAGTGATAACCCCATGGATGAAGGAAAG CTGCTGATTGGGTTTGAGTGTGGGGTGGTCGTCTTGTGGGATCTGAAGTCCAAAAAAGCTGACTACCGCTACAACTACGACGAG GCGATCCACTCCGTGGCCTGGCACCACGAGGGGAAGCAGTTTGTTTGCAGCCACTCGGATGGCACTCTGACCACGTGGAATGTACGCGCTCCAGCCAAGCCTGCACAGATTATCACGCCACATG GAAAGCAGCCTAAAGATGGGAAAAAGCCAGAACCATGCAAGCCTATTCTGAAAGTGGAGTACAAGACAACGAGAGCAGG GGATCCATTCATGGTCCTGTCTGGGGGTCTGTCTTACGACACGGTGGGCCGGAGAGCCTGCCTGACTGTGATGCACGGGAAGAGCACCGCCGTCCTGGAGATGGACTTCCCCATCGTGGATTTTTTAACACTGTGTGAAACTCCCTATCCCAACG ATTTCCAGGAGCCGTACGCAGTGGTGGTCCTCCTGGACAGGGACTTGGTGGTGATCGATCTGGGACAGATTGG GTATCCGATATTTGATAATCCGTACCCCCTGACCATCCACGAGTCTCCGGTGACCTGCTGCGAATACTTTGCTGACTGCCCTGCTGAACTCATCCCTGCACTTTACTCTGTGGGCAGCCGGCAAAAGAGACAAGGATACAGCAAAAAG GAGTGGCCTGTGAGTGGAGGGAACTGGGGCCAAGGGTCCCAAAGTTACCCAGAGATCATCGTCACTGG ACACGCTGACGGCTCCATCAAGTTCTGGGATGCTTCTGCAT TGATGCTTCAGGTCCTGTACAAGCTGAAGACAGCGAAGGTGTTTGAGCGAGCACGTGGTAAAGATGACAAGGCCAACGCTGACATTGTGGAGGAAGACCCCTTCGCTATTCAGACCCTATCCTGGTGTCCGGAGAGCCGGATGCTGTGTGTGGCCGGAGTGTCTGCGCACGTCATCATCTATCGGTTCAGCAAACAGGAGGTCACCACCGAGGTGGTCCAG ctttTGGAGGTGTCGATGCAGTGTGACCTGAGTGATGTGGACTCGCCTGAACCTGGAGGGGATCAAACCCCCACCTTGTCCACTCCAGGGGCACCCCAGAGCCCTCAGGAAAGTGAACTACCTACCCAGCCGTCCACCGCGAGCAACTCTTCTGATGGTCCTCGAGACAACATCCCATGTTTGCA GGTCCGCAGCTCCTCGCTGAAGCAGTCTCCGGGCTACCAGGTGGAGCTGGTGGTGCAGCTGGTGTGGGTGAGCGGGGAGCCACCTCAGCAGATCACTAGTCTGGGTATCAACTCCTCTTATGGCCT TGTGGTGTTTGGGAACAGCAATGGCCTGGCGGTGGTGGACTATGTCCAGAAAACCTTGCTCCTGAACATTGGCACGTCAGAGCTGTACAGCCCATCTGACCCCCTGCAGAGGCAACCCCGCTCCCCTAGAAGAGTCCGGCAGCCGTCTGGAG CCTTCTGTGACCCCACCGATGGCACCAATACCTCGGAGGATCGCTGCAAGTCACCCACGTCAG GCTCTAACTCGCCCTGCAATTCTGACGATGACCGGAAGCAGAAGTTCATAGAAAAGGGTATGGTATCAGATGGCTGGACTGAGCCTCCTGGGCCGACACCTGATCCGTCTCTAACCTTGTTTTCAGTGAAGTTCAAAAGCAGGCGGTTTTCCAAGAGTGTTGCCAATGACTTTG ccaAGATGTCTCGGAAAATTAGCTCGTCTGGTGATCCCAGGCCTGACCCGG TGTCCCCTCAGGCTCGCGCTCACACTTGTAGGAAACACTTTTCTCACCAGAATGAAGCCAAGCCAGCGGCCAGGACCAGCCAGAAGGGGCCGCTGTGTAGAGCTAAGTCATGCCCCAACTCCA ATTCGAAGGACAACTCGTTCAATCGCTCGCGCAGCTCCAGTGTCACCAGCATCGACCGAGAGAGTCGAGAGGCCATTTCCGCCTTTCACTTCTGTGAGAGTTTCCCGAGGAAGTCAGACGCCATGGCCAGCCCCTGCATGCTGGTGGGGACCACCCATGGGTCTGTGCTAATGGTGGCTGTGAgtctgccccctggtggtgagCAGAGGCTGCAGCAACCCGTCAATATATCTTCCTgtg GCACGGTGGCCACTCTCAAAGGAGGGATAATGACGATGGCCCTGCTTGACGCCGGGGGAACTCTGCTGCCACCTCCCTACGAGTCCTGGTACGACCCCAACGCCTCAGATGAGGAGAAGGAAAAGAGTCGGAGGCGGAGGCCAGCGTCCCCCCCTTCTTCACAGGACGGGCTGGATGCCCAGTTTGCTGTTCTGTGTTCAGAGAAGCAGGCCAAGGTGGTGGCCATGCCCTCCCAGACCCGGCTCTACAAACACAACATCACAGAGACCTCTTTCGTGCTGAGAGCCGACATCGTACAGCTGGCTGGGACCAGCTGCATCGCTTGCTTCTGTGCCAACGGCCACATCATGACGCTGAG TCTCCCCAGTCTCCGCCCGTTGCTGGATGTCAACTACCTGCCGCTCACGGACATGAGGATAGCCCGGACATTCTGCTTCTCCAACCTTGGTCAGGCTCTGTACCTCACCTCTCCAACTGAGATCCAGAGGATCACCTACAGCCAGGAGACCTGCGACAACCTTCAG GAGATGCTCAGCGAACTCTTCACCCCGGTGGAGACCCCTGAGGCTCCAAACAGAGGGTTCTTCAAAGGCCTGTTCGGTGGAGGAGCCACCTCGCTGGATCGGGAGGACCTGT ttGGAG